A window of Phycisphaerae bacterium genomic DNA:
GCCTGTTGCGACAGGAGTTGTTACCCAGCCGGTTTCATTCTTTAGTTTGCAGGTCAATGGAGCAATGCTTTGGCCATCGTAGGTAACAGTATTGACATCACTGGTATTGAAGATGAGCTTGAAATCATTTACCGCATTAAACGACCATACGTCGCTGTTTGCATCTACAGTGCCGTTTGTGGCCTTGACGTACCAGTAATAGGTCTGACCTGCGGTAACGTCGGCCTGATAACTTTGTTCGGCACGTAAAACGCCGCCTTTTGCCGGGACGCCGCTAATTGTCGTAACCAGTGCCAGGTCGTCCGGATTACTGCTGGTGCCGAAATAAACTTCGTTTTGGGTGGCGCCGAAACCCGGGTACCAATTTAATGTTACCTTGTTATTTACAACTATGGCATCGCTGCCTGTTTGAGGTGTTGGAATTTCCGGCTTGAGCGGGTTGGTATTGGCGGTAAGAATTGTGCCGTCTGAACCCGGTTTGCTGCTGGTGCTCGGAAGACCATTAGTGTTTCCGACAGCACCGCCTGCGACTGTAATAAGATTATTGTTAGCGGCCAAAGTTGAACCGTAATATATAGCTATGCGTCCGCCGCCGCCGCCGCCGCCGGCATCGGTTTGTTTATCTGCTCTTAAAGTATCACTGCCTTTGCCGCCATTTGCATTGATTACAGCCATAGTTGTAACGCTGCCGCCGGCGATAATCTTCACAGAACCACCTGCACCGCCGCCTGAGCCGTAATCCACTGAAGGACAACTGCCGCCTGTTACGAGAATCTTTGCTGTAGAAGCGATATTTACATCACCTGTTGCGGCTATTTCGATAGCGCCGCCGCCGGGACCGCCGTTAGCGTTATTGCTCCAGCCGCCGGCACTGCCTCCCAGCGGGACAGGAATCGACTCATAACCGTAAATATCTCCGCCGCTTCCGCCGCCTGCTCGGCCGTTATCTCCGCCGAGGCCGCCGTAACCGCCGCCGGCTCCGCAGAATAAAGTAGGAGACGCTAATGTTGCTCCAGTTGCACCGAAGCCGGGACCGAATATTTCAAGCATATCTTCCTGTGTCATATTGTCACGTTCGGTGCCGCCTTCTCTTAACATTCTGAACGAACCTCTATGGCCGCCTGCGCGAGCCGAGGATGAATCGTATTGTTTTGCTTCCGCTGCAGGGCCAGATGCGATGATATGGCATTTCAGGTTCAAGTCGCCGTCAACGTGCAATGCCATTGGCCTGGATGTTCTTCTGTGACCGGCGGCATCATACTGGGCTTCCAGTACGCTGTTAATCTGCGGAATAATAACCATATCATAAAGTCTGCTGAAGTTTGGGTCGGCAGCGAAGTCGAATATAGCAACATCGTCATCACCGAGGTAGCCTGTAATAGTGCCTGATAAGTTTGCGTCTTTTGTCAGACTAAGAGCGGGATAATCTATACCGTCATATAAGGCATTAACGTCAGAAGTATTGACTATAATCAGTCTTGCTTCTGTACGGAACTGCCATACATCTCCTTCGGAAACCGTTGATGGCGGATAATTGCTGTTTATTTTCCAATAATATGTTTCGCCTTTATTTGTATCAGCAATCAGGTAGTTGGAATCTGTGATGCCTGCCGCTATGCGTACCGATGTGTTACCTGCTTCGACCAAATCTTTGTGTATCGAGAAATAAACATCGAAGCTTGCGGCATCCGGTGCCGACCACTGTAAATCTATATTTTCGTCAACCACGTCTTCTGCTCCGTCAGCAGGATACGGTTCAGTTGCCTTTTGTGAACCGGTAGTAAACGACCAGACCGGACTTGTAACGGGATTGCCGCCGATAGTTGAAACAACCTGCCAGTAATAGGTAGTCTCAAAGCCAAGCGGGCCGTCGAGGTCGGTATTATTAACTCATTTACATCGCCGCCATGCAAAATAGTTTTCACAAGCGGCAGATTAAGCGTATTGGAGTCCGTGCCAAAATATATATATTGTGCCGTAGCACCGGAAGCAGGAACCCAGTTTACGTCAGCAGTAATACTGGCATTCGAAGAGCGCGGAATAGGAAGAATTGCTGTCGTATGCGCGACAGCGGGATTGTTCTGATAAAGAAGGCTGATCTCCAAAGGATTTAAAATACGGTTGTAAATACGTAATTCGTCCAGTAAACCGTCAAACTCCCGCTCACCGGCTCCTACCTTCAATGGAGAATCATAATAAGGATATGTATCCATATTCATATTATCAGTATTAAAATTAGTAACGGTCACAGGTGCTTCGAGGCTGTCAATATACATCTTGCTGCTGTCTCGCGTAGTTCTGTCAATAACAACAACGGCATGATGCCATGTATTATTCGTGACTCCCAGAACATTGAGTGTATCTGCGGTCTCAAACCTTACGCAATTCTTACTGTGGCGGAAATCCAATTTGCCGTTATATGCGCGTACTTCCCAATAGTACGTTGTGTCATATATATAGGTATGTCTGAAAAAGGTACTCGAAGATGTATTCGGCGTTTTGAACCAGAAGGTAAATGTGGTTTTATCTGTTCCCGGCCAACCATCGCCAAACTCGAATAAAGGGCCATTCGGCGGGATGCTAACGCTGCAATCGTTATTGTCGCCTGCGCCATCTGCGGCATCATAAAAATTGTTAAAATCAGCACATTTACTGCCGCGTATGGCATCTGTAGCTCTCCACACGCTCTGGCCGGCAGTGTTATAATCCACCAGTGTTCCAGTAATCGCAGCAACTACATCGACGGTTGTGGTTGTTGTTGGGGTACTCTCGAAATTAAGATTGAATGTTAGACCAAGGTCTGTATCAGGATTCCATACGGCCCATGCACTGGTTGAAACCAGCGCTACTACAATCAGCATCATTCCTCTTATGTTATTTTTCATAACAATGTCCTCCTTAAAAAAATATTGATGGATAAATTTCTGATTTATATAAGCCCTCTGCTAACTGTAAAACATACATAAAAATTATAAACCTAAAATACCGAGCTAATCCGTCTTCCACGTTTCGAGGGAGTTAAACCGAAATCCTGAATTACTGCATATATTTTCCAAAAAACGGCTATAAAAACAAAAAACACTCAAACCAGGGCACACTCCTATATATCGTTATTTAAGACTATCGATATGAGTATACTATTTTAACCCACATATATAATAGTGCATTTTGCGTCAAAAAATTGCATAATTGCGCACTATGCCATTGATTTCTGTGTTATTTTGGGCTATAATTCAGGTATGCCAACGAGTCATCCACAGAAACTCGATCTACGAGTAGCATTTGTTGTTCCTACTATTGGACTCAACACTCGCCGTGTTCTCAA
This region includes:
- a CDS encoding LamG domain-containing protein — translated: MKNNIRGMMLIVVALVSTSAWAVWNPDTDLGLTFNLNFESTPTTTTTVDVVAAITGTLVDYNTAGQSVWRATDAIRGSKCADFNNFYDAADGAGDNNDCSVSIPPNGPLFEFGDGWPGTDKTTFTFWFKTPNTSSSTFFRHTYIYDTTYYWEVRAYNGKLDFRHSKNCVRFETADTLNVLGVTNNTWHHAVVVIDRTTRDSSKMYIDSLEAPVTVTNFNTDNMNMDTYPYYDSPLKVGAGEREFDGLLDELRIYNRILNPLEISLLYQNNPAVAHTTAILPIPRSSNASITADVNWVPASGATAQYIYFGTDSNTLNLPLVKTILHGGDVNELIIPTSTARLALRLPITGRLFQLSAAIPLQVRSGRLLPVHKRQLNRILLTEQKTWLTKI